One stretch of Tepidibacter hydrothermalis DNA includes these proteins:
- the saoC gene encoding Cys-Cys-COOH (seleno)protein SaoC: MTKKIILNLIFMVLTLTVLAGCSDVKESDIGVKEDNPLLNYFEESNPDNKVIKCAYEDIDNNNTKDLVVIYNVSKDKNKMKIVIDNDGKYEFTDEVDAPLENQSIKFKNIDDKDQIEVIVSGSKNGAVGYAIFRVVDMKIINLFGQDMEDCC; this comes from the coding sequence ATGACTAAAAAAATTATTCTAAATTTGATATTTATGGTTTTGACTTTAACTGTTTTGGCAGGATGTTCTGATGTAAAAGAAAGTGACATAGGAGTTAAAGAAGATAATCCTTTGCTTAATTATTTTGAAGAATCAAATCCAGATAATAAGGTTATAAAATGCGCTTATGAAGATATTGACAACAATAATACTAAGGATTTAGTCGTTATATACAATGTTTCTAAAGATAAAAACAAGATGAAAATTGTAATAGATAACGATGGAAAATACGAATTTACAGATGAAGTTGATGCACCACTTGAAAATCAAAGTATAAAATTTAAAAACATAGATGATAAAGATCAAATAGAGGTAATTGTGTCTGGATCTAAAAATGGAGCTGTTGGATATGCAATTTTTAGAGTGGTAGATATGAAGATTATAAATTTATTTGGTCAAGATATGGAAGATTGTTGTTAA
- the saoX gene encoding ABC transporter substrate-binding subunit SaoX — MRKLNKKLLSLLLSSMLAFSLAGCGTTEETAKNEDDYKISLGYYNCDHMTAGPIAKDAGIFDELGLNVDVTGNGKVPQAMAAGQMDAGYIGINGLMSSSTKGAPILVGANNHKGGAYYLVVSDDIKEPSDLIGKKLGIGTKPEENNEAWIQIVKELNIPVEGSNYECIDFGSDKDAYLALKTGQIDGYMCCDPWGSMAEYEKAGHILFVDSKLDGKEWGVCCTFSLNKNFAKEHKELTEKLVLAHTKAMQYIYTNPVKSAKIFASNYDVPEEVALMTIYKKTVKEGRTLTWKINPEEIKREMKWKKEHGFVDESLKYEDIVDESYLENSGADDFDQFIKEKVDPVFPVGMSYEEWKEKAFEVDK; from the coding sequence ATGAGGAAACTTAACAAAAAGCTATTATCATTATTATTATCAAGTATGCTCGCTTTTTCTTTAGCGGGATGTGGAACTACTGAAGAAACTGCAAAGAATGAAGATGATTATAAAATAAGTCTTGGATATTATAATTGTGATCATATGACAGCAGGACCTATTGCAAAGGATGCTGGAATATTTGATGAGCTTGGTCTTAATGTAGATGTTACTGGAAATGGTAAGGTTCCACAAGCGATGGCAGCAGGACAAATGGATGCTGGGTACATAGGAATTAATGGACTTATGTCATCTTCTACAAAAGGAGCACCTATATTAGTTGGAGCTAATAACCATAAAGGTGGAGCTTACTATCTAGTAGTATCAGATGATATAAAAGAACCTAGTGATTTAATAGGTAAAAAACTTGGAATAGGAACTAAACCAGAAGAAAATAATGAAGCTTGGATACAAATTGTTAAAGAATTAAATATCCCTGTTGAAGGTAGTAATTATGAATGTATTGATTTTGGGTCTGACAAAGATGCATACCTTGCTTTAAAAACAGGACAAATAGATGGATATATGTGTTGTGATCCTTGGGGATCTATGGCTGAGTATGAAAAAGCAGGACATATATTATTTGTTGATTCAAAATTAGATGGAAAAGAATGGGGAGTTTGCTGTACTTTTTCTTTAAACAAAAACTTTGCAAAAGAGCATAAAGAGCTTACTGAAAAACTAGTTTTAGCTCATACAAAGGCTATGCAGTATATATACACTAATCCTGTAAAATCAGCTAAAATATTTGCTAGTAACTACGATGTTCCAGAAGAAGTTGCTTTAATGACTATATACAAAAAAACTGTTAAAGAAGGAAGAACACTTACTTGGAAAATAAACCCTGAAGAAATAAAGCGTGAAATGAAATGGAAAAAAGAACATGGATTTGTAGATGAGTCTTTAAAATATGAGGACATAGTAGATGAAAGTTATTTGGAAAATTCAGGTGCAGATGATTTTGATCAATTTATAAAAGAAAAAGTAGATCCAGTATTCCCTGTTGGAATGAGCTACGAAGAGTGGAAAGAAAAAGCGTTTGAAGTTGATAAATAA
- the saoB gene encoding ABC transporter substrate-binding (seleno)protein SaoB: MKLINKRVVTLFIGIASLFLMYIYLPTEQKSENIKIGVSDDISGFVIDYMIKEKELNASLENNFESFSIRDCUGSSTQWALSSNQMDLAIICEDAAEEFIRNNDEFKIVGSCVKNSDVFILKDNKSIKKIGIAQNRKYQQELVKAKFGSSCQVYPMTATALGYALENNTLDAILIDSLKSWKLDGKKEISNYNKDYITYVMVVNKGFEKKDLYKEFINHYNEAIMDLKDEKSLKKQLSNYMNTTILDEEVRDWKKLNVKLEPIIQE, from the coding sequence TTGAAGTTGATAAATAAAAGAGTAGTTACTTTATTTATAGGTATAGCTAGTTTATTTTTAATGTATATATATCTACCTACAGAACAAAAAAGTGAAAATATAAAAATAGGAGTATCTGATGATATTTCTGGTTTTGTAATAGATTATATGATAAAAGAAAAAGAATTAAATGCATCCTTAGAAAACAACTTTGAATCATTTTCAATAAGAGATTGCTGAGGTAGTTCTACTCAATGGGCATTGAGTTCAAATCAAATGGACTTAGCGATTATATGTGAGGATGCTGCTGAGGAATTTATAAGAAATAATGATGAATTTAAGATAGTTGGAAGTTGTGTAAAAAATTCGGATGTATTTATATTAAAAGATAATAAGAGTATTAAAAAAATCGGTATAGCACAAAATAGAAAATATCAACAAGAATTAGTAAAAGCTAAATTTGGCAGTAGCTGTCAGGTATATCCTATGACAGCTACTGCTTTAGGATATGCACTTGAAAATAATACATTAGATGCTATATTGATAGATTCTTTAAAATCTTGGAAGTTAGACGGAAAAAAAGAAATATCTAATTACAATAAAGACTATATTACATATGTAATGGTGGTAAATAAAGGTTTTGAAAAAAAAGATTTATATAAAGAATTTATAAACCATTACAATGAAGCAATAATGGACTTAAAAGATGAAAAATCATTAAAAAAACAGCTTAGTAATTATATGAACACTACTATTTTAGATGAGGAGGTTCGAGATTGGAAAAAGTTGAATGTGAAGCTAGAACCTATAATTCAAGAATAA
- the saoP gene encoding ABC transporter permease subunit SaoP (Most members of this family are selenoproteins with the selenocysteine residue at the channel-gating position.) encodes MEKVECEARTYNSRIKYQNLHNQKIKDFVHKFIMICILLSIWQMSAMHFDNSLLMPYPIDTLKAFIYCITDKETVINILITLQRVLKGFLYAMLFGLPLGFLMGFSKVAQKLLGSFIDSIRQVPIMAWVPLTIVWFGIGDGPTIFLIAFSGVFPIILNTIQGVRNISKDYYNAAASMGASRISIFIHVIVPASIPYILTGARIAISSGWMSVIUAEFIATSAGLGYSMVQAQTRMQTEMLVALMFFAALVGFGIDKIIQFINKSLTRWRVAE; translated from the coding sequence TTGGAAAAAGTTGAATGTGAAGCTAGAACCTATAATTCAAGAATAAAATATCAAAATTTACATAATCAAAAGATTAAGGATTTTGTACATAAATTTATTATGATATGTATTTTACTATCTATATGGCAGATGAGTGCTATGCATTTCGATAATTCGCTTTTGATGCCTTATCCAATAGATACTTTAAAAGCTTTTATATATTGTATTACAGATAAAGAAACAGTTATAAATATTTTGATTACATTACAGCGTGTATTAAAAGGATTCTTATATGCTATGCTATTTGGGCTTCCATTAGGTTTTCTAATGGGATTTTCAAAAGTTGCTCAAAAGCTTTTGGGAAGTTTTATAGATTCTATAAGACAAGTTCCTATTATGGCATGGGTACCTTTGACTATTGTATGGTTTGGAATAGGTGATGGACCTACTATATTTTTGATTGCATTTTCAGGAGTATTTCCTATAATATTAAATACAATACAAGGGGTAAGAAATATATCAAAAGACTATTATAATGCCGCTGCAAGTATGGGAGCTAGTAGAATTAGTATTTTTATACATGTTATAGTTCCAGCATCTATACCTTATATACTAACAGGAGCTAGAATTGCAATAAGTAGTGGATGGATGTCTGTAATCTGAGCCGAGTTTATAGCGACGAGTGCCGGTCTTGGTTACTCTATGGTACAAGCCCAAACTAGAATGCAAACAGAGATGTTGGTTGCTTTAATGTTTTTTGCAGCTTTAGTAGGGTTTGGAATTGATAAAATAATTCAATTTATTAATAAATCATTAACTCGATGGAGGGTTGCTGAGTAA
- the saoA gene encoding ABC transporter ATP-binding protein SaoA: MKLKINNVNKIFNNDNKHHHVLKDISMDIEKGQFVSILGPSGCGKTTLLTIVAGFQSCDSGEIIVNSKMVSKPGPDRAFVFQNYALFPWMNVGDNIRYPMKQQKIPKGQREKRLNELLEMAQLTGKDKLYPHQISGGMKQRCAVVRALACSPEVLLMDEPLGAIDFQMRQNLQEELENLWLKDKTTVLMVTHDVDEAVYLSDRVIVMGTDKGKILEDMYIDIDRPRNRDSKSYLEYKMKLTDVLKKCNNK; encoded by the coding sequence ATGAAACTTAAGATTAATAATGTAAATAAGATTTTTAATAATGATAATAAACATCATCATGTACTTAAGGATATAAGTATGGATATTGAAAAGGGACAGTTTGTATCAATTCTTGGACCTTCTGGATGTGGAAAGACTACATTACTTACTATAGTAGCAGGATTTCAATCATGTGATAGTGGAGAAATTATAGTCAATTCTAAAATGGTAAGTAAACCTGGACCTGATAGAGCTTTTGTATTTCAAAATTATGCTCTATTTCCTTGGATGAATGTAGGAGATAATATTAGGTATCCTATGAAACAGCAGAAAATACCCAAGGGACAAAGAGAGAAAAGACTTAATGAACTATTAGAAATGGCTCAATTAACTGGCAAAGATAAATTATATCCTCATCAAATTTCAGGAGGAATGAAACAAAGATGTGCAGTTGTTAGAGCGCTTGCATGCAGTCCTGAAGTTTTGCTTATGGATGAACCGTTAGGGGCAATAGATTTTCAGATGAGACAAAACCTTCAGGAAGAATTAGAAAACTTGTGGTTAAAAGATAAGACTACTGTTTTGATGGTTACTCATGATGTGGATGAAGCGGTTTACTTGAGCGATAGAGTTATTGTAATGGGAACTGATAAAGGAAAGATATTAGAGGATATGTACATAGATATTGATAGACCTAGAAATAGAGATTCAAAGTCTTATCTAGAATATAAAATGAAACTTACTGACGTACTCAAAAAATGCAATAACAAATAG